A stretch of Pogona vitticeps strain Pit_001003342236 chromosome 5, PviZW2.1, whole genome shotgun sequence DNA encodes these proteins:
- the PRPF18 gene encoding pre-mRNA-splicing factor 18 isoform X1, which translates to MDILKAEIERKRKLLEEKELLAGNKKYFKRGDLAKKEEEAYFQRCGYKIQQEEEEEEKKAITSSNPVLELELAEEKLPMTLSRQEVIRRLRERGEPVRLFGETDYDAFQRLRKIEILAPEVNKGLRNDLKAALDKIDQQYLNEIVGGQEQGEDDTQNDLKVHEENTTIEELEALGESLGQGDDHKDMDIITKFLKFLLGVWAKELNAREDYVKRGVQGKLNSATQKQTESYLRPLFRKLRKRTLPADIKESITDIIKFMLQREYVKANDAYLQMAIGNAPWPIGVTMVGIHARTGREKIFSKHVAHVLNDETQRKYIQGLKRLMTICQKHFPTDPSKCVEYNAL; encoded by the exons ATGGACATTCTGAAGGCGGAAATCGAGCGGAAGCGAAAGCTGCTGGAGGAGAAAGAGTTGTTGGCG ggcaataaaaaatattttaagcgtGGTGATTTGgctaagaaggaagaagaggcatATTTCCAGAGATGTGGCTACAAG ATacagcaagaggaggaagaggaggagaagaaggcaaTAACTTCATCAAATCCTGTGTTGGAACTCGAGTTGGCAGAGGAGAAGTTACCCATGACTCTTTCTAGACAAGAG GTCATTAGGAGATTGAGAGAAAGAGGGGAGCCTGTCCGGCTATTTGGAGAAACAGATTATGACGCCTTTCAGCGGTTGCGAAAAATAGAAATTTTGGCACCAGAAGTGAATAAG GGGTTGAGAAATGACCTCAAGGCTGCTTTGGATAAAATTGACCAGCAGTATCTGAATGAAATTGTGGGTGGCCAGGAGCAGGGAGAAGATGACACACAGAATGATCTCAAAGTCCATGAAGAGAACACAACCATTGAAGAACTGGAG GCTTTGGGGGAATCATTAGGACAAGGTGATGATCATAAAGACATGGATATCATAACCAAATTCTTGAAG TTTCTTCTTGGAGTCTGGGCCAAGGAGCTGAATGCCCGAGAAGATTATGTGAAACGAGGTGTACAAGGAAAGCTGAATAGTGCCACTCAGAAACAGACAGAATCGTATCTGAGACCTCTGTTCAGAAAGCTTCGGAAAAGG aCTCTTCCTGCAGACATCAAGGAATCGATAACTGATATTATCAAGTTTATGCTGCAAAGAGAGTATGTCAAG gCCAATGATGCCTACCTTCAGATGGCTATTGGCAATGCGCCTTGGCCTATTGGCGTTACTATGGTTGGCATCCATGCCCGAACTGGTCGGGAGAAAATTTTCTCGAAACACGTGGCTCATGTTCTGAATGATGAAACTCAAAGGAAATACATTCAG GGCTTGAAGAGGCTCATGACCATTTGCCAGAAACACTTCCCTACTGACCCATCAAAATGTGTGGAGTACAATGCATTGTGA
- the PRPF18 gene encoding pre-mRNA-splicing factor 18 isoform X3: MDILKAEIERKRKLLEEKELLAGNKKYFKRGDLAKKEEEAYFQRCGYKPVSEKPAGEIQQEEEEEEKKAITSSNPVLELELAEEKLPMTLSRQEVIRRLRERGEPVRLFGETDYDAFQRLRKIEILAPEVNKGLRNDLKAALDKIDQQYLNEIVGGQEQGEDDTQNDLKVHEENTTIEELEALGESLGQGDDHKDMDIITKFLKFLLGVWAKELNAREDYVKRGVQGKLNSATQKQTESYLRPLFRKLRKRTLPADIKESITDIIKFMLQREYVKANDAYLQMAIGNAPWPIGVTMVGIHARTGREKIFSKHVAHVLNDETQRKYIQGLKRLMTICQKHFPTDPSKCVEYNAL, translated from the exons ATGGACATTCTGAAGGCGGAAATCGAGCGGAAGCGAAAGCTGCTGGAGGAGAAAGAGTTGTTGGCG ggcaataaaaaatattttaagcgtGGTGATTTGgctaagaaggaagaagaggcatATTTCCAGAGATGTGGCTACAAG CCTGTAAGTGAGAAACCAGCAGGAGAG ATacagcaagaggaggaagaggaggagaagaaggcaaTAACTTCATCAAATCCTGTGTTGGAACTCGAGTTGGCAGAGGAGAAGTTACCCATGACTCTTTCTAGACAAGAG GTCATTAGGAGATTGAGAGAAAGAGGGGAGCCTGTCCGGCTATTTGGAGAAACAGATTATGACGCCTTTCAGCGGTTGCGAAAAATAGAAATTTTGGCACCAGAAGTGAATAAG GGGTTGAGAAATGACCTCAAGGCTGCTTTGGATAAAATTGACCAGCAGTATCTGAATGAAATTGTGGGTGGCCAGGAGCAGGGAGAAGATGACACACAGAATGATCTCAAAGTCCATGAAGAGAACACAACCATTGAAGAACTGGAG GCTTTGGGGGAATCATTAGGACAAGGTGATGATCATAAAGACATGGATATCATAACCAAATTCTTGAAG TTTCTTCTTGGAGTCTGGGCCAAGGAGCTGAATGCCCGAGAAGATTATGTGAAACGAGGTGTACAAGGAAAGCTGAATAGTGCCACTCAGAAACAGACAGAATCGTATCTGAGACCTCTGTTCAGAAAGCTTCGGAAAAGG aCTCTTCCTGCAGACATCAAGGAATCGATAACTGATATTATCAAGTTTATGCTGCAAAGAGAGTATGTCAAG gCCAATGATGCCTACCTTCAGATGGCTATTGGCAATGCGCCTTGGCCTATTGGCGTTACTATGGTTGGCATCCATGCCCGAACTGGTCGGGAGAAAATTTTCTCGAAACACGTGGCTCATGTTCTGAATGATGAAACTCAAAGGAAATACATTCAG GGCTTGAAGAGGCTCATGACCATTTGCCAGAAACACTTCCCTACTGACCCATCAAAATGTGTGGAGTACAATGCATTGTGA
- the PRPF18 gene encoding pre-mRNA-splicing factor 18 isoform X2, translated as MTLSRQEVIRRLRERGEPVRLFGETDYDAFQRLRKIEILAPEVNKGLRNDLKAALDKIDQQYLNEIVGGQEQGEDDTQNDLKVHEENTTIEELEALGESLGQGDDHKDMDIITKFLKFLLGVWAKELNAREDYVKRGVQGKLNSATQKQTESYLRPLFRKLRKRTLPADIKESITDIIKFMLQREYVKANDAYLQMAIGNAPWPIGVTMVGIHARTGREKIFSKHVAHVLNDETQRKYIQGLKRLMTICQKHFPTDPSKCVEYNAL; from the exons ATGACTCTTTCTAGACAAGAG GTCATTAGGAGATTGAGAGAAAGAGGGGAGCCTGTCCGGCTATTTGGAGAAACAGATTATGACGCCTTTCAGCGGTTGCGAAAAATAGAAATTTTGGCACCAGAAGTGAATAAG GGGTTGAGAAATGACCTCAAGGCTGCTTTGGATAAAATTGACCAGCAGTATCTGAATGAAATTGTGGGTGGCCAGGAGCAGGGAGAAGATGACACACAGAATGATCTCAAAGTCCATGAAGAGAACACAACCATTGAAGAACTGGAG GCTTTGGGGGAATCATTAGGACAAGGTGATGATCATAAAGACATGGATATCATAACCAAATTCTTGAAG TTTCTTCTTGGAGTCTGGGCCAAGGAGCTGAATGCCCGAGAAGATTATGTGAAACGAGGTGTACAAGGAAAGCTGAATAGTGCCACTCAGAAACAGACAGAATCGTATCTGAGACCTCTGTTCAGAAAGCTTCGGAAAAGG aCTCTTCCTGCAGACATCAAGGAATCGATAACTGATATTATCAAGTTTATGCTGCAAAGAGAGTATGTCAAG gCCAATGATGCCTACCTTCAGATGGCTATTGGCAATGCGCCTTGGCCTATTGGCGTTACTATGGTTGGCATCCATGCCCGAACTGGTCGGGAGAAAATTTTCTCGAAACACGTGGCTCATGTTCTGAATGATGAAACTCAAAGGAAATACATTCAG GGCTTGAAGAGGCTCATGACCATTTGCCAGAAACACTTCCCTACTGACCCATCAAAATGTGTGGAGTACAATGCATTGTGA